In a single window of the Drosophila subpulchrella strain 33 F10 #4 breed RU33 chromosome X, RU_Dsub_v1.1 Primary Assembly, whole genome shotgun sequence genome:
- the LOC119557101 gene encoding holotricin-3 has product MKVFICLIACVSLAQSGFIGGGGSGGWSSGGSSGWSSSSPPTIVKVISEEAPAPGWSGGWSGGHGHGAEELKIIKVISEGGHSHGHDHGHDHGHSHGSEVKIIKVIQEEDHHGHGHGHGYDYSSGGGHHGGHQAEEVKIIKLISSGVADGGWSAGGSGGGWSSGGGWSSGGWN; this is encoded by the exons ATGAAG GTTTTCATCTGCCTGATTGCCTGCGTCAGCCTGGCCCAATCCGGATTCATCGGAGGTGGCGGTAGCGGTGGCTGGTCCTCTGGAGGATCTAGCGGTTGGTCTTCCAGCAGTCCGCCCACCATCGTCAAGGTCATCAGCGAGGAGGCGCCGGCCCCCGGTTGGTCTGGTGGCTGGTCCGGTGGTCACGGCCATGGCGCCGAGGAGCTGAAGATCATCAAGGTGATCAGCGAGGGCGGTCACTCCCACGGTCACGACCACGGACATGATCACGGCCACAGTCATGGCTCGGAGGTCAAGATCATCAAGGTCATCCAGGAGGAGGACCATCATGGCCATGGCCATGGTCACGGATACGACTACTCCAGCGGCGGAGGTCACCACGGAGGTCACCAGGCCGAGGAGGTCAAGATCATCAAGCTGATCAGCTCCGGAGTCGCCGATGGCGGATGGTCTGCCGGCGGATCCGGCGGCGGTTGGTCCTCCGGCGGTGGCTGGTCTTCCGGCGGCTGGAACTAA
- the LOC119555974 gene encoding glycine-rich protein 5, which translates to MSILAMLPQSKIALPARHSRSSSRRNQSQSPSPNTRHLDMKVFVCLLAACSMAQAGFLGGGGGGGSALSSGWSSGGGGGGYGGGYSGGHGGGGGYSGGGGYGGGYSGGHGGGGGTVKIIKVITDSGAGGGYGGGGYSGGHGGGWAGGSSGGYSGGHGGGWSSGGGYSGGGGGGHGGGGYGSSGNVKIIKVITDSGSSGGYGGGYGGGHSSGGYSSGGASSYSSGGWAPQGGWAQSSW; encoded by the exons ATGTCCATTCTCGCCATGCT ACCACAGTCGAAGATCGCCCTTCCAGCCCGACACAGTCGCAGTTCCTCTCGAAGAAATCAATCTCAATCTCCATCTCCAAACACCAGACACCTCGACATGAAG GTTTTCGTCTGCTTACTGGCGGCTTGCAGCATGGCCCAGGCGGGATTCctgggcggcggcggcggtggaggCAGTGCCCTTAGCTCCGGCTGGTCCTccggcggcggaggaggaggatatGGTGGTGGCTACAGCGGTGGCCATGGAGGCGGTGGTGGCTACAGCGGCGGTGGTGGCTACGGAGGTGGCTACAGTGGCGGCCACGGAGGCGGCGGTGGCACCGTTAAGATCATCAAAGTGATCACCGATTCCGGAGCAGGCGGTGGCTACGGAGGCGGTGGCTACAGTGGTGGCCATGGAGGCGGCTGGGCAGGTGGCTCCTCAGGTGGCTACAGCGGAGGCCACGGCGGTGGCTGGTCCTCGGGAGGCGGCTACAGCGGCGGTGGTGGCGGCGGACATGGAGGTGGTGGCTATGGAAGCAGCGGCAACGTTAAGATCATCAAGGTCATCACCGACTCCGGCTCGAGCGGCGGCTATGGCGGGGGCTACGGCGGTGGCCACTCCTCCGGCGGCTACTCCTCGGGAGGCGCCTCCAGCTACTCCTCCGGCGGCTGGGCTCCTCAGGGCGGCTGGGCCCAGAGTAGTTGGTAA
- the LOC119557605 gene encoding myotrophin: MGDGGSIDDIIWRIKNGEYEEVERFFLAGSHDVNDLMGVRCPLHYAADFGQLKLLKFFVRIGAEVDRKDKYGITPLLAAIWEGHSGCVDFLLQVGASRSERTPEGQSYADAAERDDIRSLLVKQ, translated from the coding sequence ATGGGCGACGGTGGCAGCATCGATGACATCATCTGGAGAATTAAGAACGGGGAGTATGAAGAGGTGGAGCGGTTTTTCCTGGCCGGATCTCATGATGTGAACGATCTGATGGGCGTCCGGTGCCCCCTGCACTATGCCGCCGACTTCGGTCAGCTGAAGCTGCTCAAGTTCTTCGTGCGGATCGGGGCGGAGGTGGACCGGAAGGACAAGTACGGGATCACCCCGCTCCTGGCGGCCATCTGGGAGGGCCACTCGGGTTGCGTCGATTTCCTGCTCCAGGTGGGCGCCAGTCGTTCGGAGCGGACGCCCGAGGGTCAGAGCTACGCGGATGCAGCTGAGCGGGACGACATCCGAAGTCTTCTGGTGAAGCAGTAA